GCTCATAGCCTCTAACGCCGGTGGTGTACTACCATAGGTCGGCAGAGCGCAGTGTCGCTGGCACGAAGAGGTTCTGGTCACGTCGAGCCAGTGCTTGAGGATCGTCTCGCTAGAGGCGATGCCCAGGCTCTTATACATCGTCTCGTAGCTGAAGTGGTGGTATTGGGCCGCGACTCAGCTGGGAGCAGCGTCATTTGGACGCGCTCGACGAATGGGCCACGGCAATGTGTGTGCTACAGCTGGAAGATATTCTGGTCATGTCGAGCAAGTGCTTGAAGATCGTCTTGCTGGAGGCGATGCCCAGGCTCTTATACATCGTCTCGTAGCTGAAGTGGTGGTATTGGGCCGCGACTCAGCTGGGAGCAGCGTCATTTGGACGCGCTCGACGAACGGGCCACGGCAATGTGTGTGCTACAGCTGGCAGAGGTTCTGGTCATGTCGAGCAAGTGCTTGAGGATCGTCTTGCTGGAGGCGATGCCCAGGCTCTCATGCATCGTCTAGTAGTTGATGTGGTGGTATTGGGCCGCGACTCAGCTGGGAGCAGCGTCATTTGGACACACTCGACGAACGGGCCACGGCAATGTGTGTGCTACAGCTGGAAGAGGTTCTTGTCATGTCAAGCAAGTGCTTGAGGATCGTCTTGCTGGAGGCGATGCCCAGGCTCTTATACATGGTCTCGTAGCTGAAGTGGTGGTATTGGGCCGCGACTGTGCCGGGGGCAGCGTCGTCTGAACGCGCTCGACTAAAGGGCCGCGGCGCGGTGGGTGCTACAGCACGAAGAGGTTCTCGCAGGAGCGCGACCTGCCGGTCATGCCGAGCAGGTGCTGGAGGATCCTCTTGCCGGCGCCCACGCGCAGGCTCTTGTGCTTCTTCTTCCGGCCGAGGCGGCCCCGGCTGCGCCGCGGGTTGAGCTGCACCTGGGCCAAGATGCCCACCAGCAGCTCGTCCACGTTGTGCGCCAGGCCGCTCGACGTCTCGATGAACTTGCAGCCGCAGCTGTTGGCCAGCTTGCGCCCCACTGCTGGCACAGCACCACTCGGGTTACCATCCAACGGGACTGTACTAACGCGTTACTCGAATCTAAGGCGCATTACCCTTTTCATACCTAATATAGTACACATAAAATTTttagtaacatttatttttaataagcaaATCACATTACTGGTGCATTATTTCCAAGCAGTTTGATGACCATGGGCCTACCTCGCATTTATTTAGCTAATGCAACCCAAAATATACAGAAGTAGTTCTTTGAAATGAAAAGTGCTAGGCACTTGGTCGTTTGCCAAGTGTTGTACAGGTGGATTATCAGCATCTTATTTTAACGTGACCTGTTCTTTGCCACATGTTGAATTAacattttactaaataattttttttttaaatcattgcaAATGTATGAGTGTTTACCTGCGCATAAATACGTACTGTGTCGACTCAAATAAATTCGGCAAAGGTAAGACTACACTTGTTTGTGGCGGGCGAGGGCTCACCTGCAGTGGGCACCTCCCTCTTGCGCTCCAGGTCCGCCTTGTTGCCGACCAGGATGACGCCTTTGGACGCCACCAGGTCGGTCTTCCACAGGAACAGCAGGATGTCCTCGGCCACCTTGAGCGACTTGCGCTCCACCACCGAGTACACCACCACGAACACGTCCGGGCCGTACGTCGCGCAGAAGCTCTCCACCtgcgcagacgagccacgccgagcACGTTAGCTCGGTGGTGCTGTGAGAGGCTGTGACGGCCCTGAGAACTGCGGGGTCTTCACACTGAGGGGACATGGTCATAGATTCCAGGGGGCCCGGGTTCACTGAGGAGCCCTCTTGCGCTTGCAAACCCGTGACCGTGAGACGGGTTTGAAGCCAAAACTATGTCCATGGAAAACTTCCTGTACAATtgaaagttttctgcttattgcatgtatGCAGGTCATAATATAGGCAGTATACGACaaacaagcaccgtatccagagatgacttgtgtcggttaacgACGGGCGCAGAACTCTCGGAAATTTCCGCGGGCCCCTCCTATTGTAATAATTTATGCAATAGTGTAGCTATTAGTCAATTAAGAAACTTTAGTTAGTTAATTTGGACTATCCTTTTGGAACTGTATTCCCATATGTAACATTTGTTGCAACACGTCTTTACTTGTTTATATAACAATATATCAGTACTTTTCGTTTAAAGCACCACGTCAATATTGCGCAGAGGCTATATTGCGTGACATGCGCGAAAGCTTTGCTGGAACTGTCATTTTTTTGGCATATATCTGGGAACTGTTTCATTATCAGTGATCAAAAGTAGAATGTAGACCTATGTTAGTTCAGATCATATATTTTAGTAGTACGCAAAATCTCATTCATAACTTGGGCGTCGTTAAGAAGTACCTAATTGAGTGGCAGAAATATTTTCCCAATTGTATACCTAATCGTGGTTTATGGGTACTTTTAAAATATGCATCGAAAGGCATGAGATGGTCGCACAGACGACTCAGGTGAATGCGACGGAACTTACCGACATCTCAGAGGCCGGGTGGTCCACTATGTCCAGCTCGGCCTCCTGTCCGTCCAGCATCACGGAGACAGTCTTCTGGCCGAACTCTTCGTCTGGAATCAAGCAAGCACCCTCGCATCAGATGTATGGATGTTTCAGTACCTACTTTAACTGTTTTGCCACCGGTACCCTTCCCGCTGCAATTTGCATCATAAATTAtaccatttttatttaataaataattacaattaataaataagaataaacattcaacatatttatatacatacaatttatctctattattttactaaattaaataattaattttatacacatgatATCAATATGGCATtctgaatattaatttaattaatttttgttacagtaaatttcaaaatagtttagtGTCTTAAATCAAAACGGATTATAAGTTCTAACGCACGTACGTAataacacacacttttttttttacattacggtACAATATAAAATGTGGAAGTGAATCAGTGATGTATAAAGTGCTAGCTGTGAGGTGTTTTAAACTCGGCGTGTGCTACCTGAGCATGCAGTGACACGTGTCTCACAACTCGCTTGGCACGTGACCCGTCAGTACCGGGGCACGAGTCTGCACTGCGCAGTCGTCTCGGTCGGGTGGCAGGGGGAGGGGACGGTCCAGTACAAACATTATGTCAGTTTCTTATGagttagttttaaaacaaaatcgaTTTTCACACCAAAAATACCAGGGATttaagttgtgattttttttataaaggaaaactgaccattttatattttggtttctttatttaattttttttatgctttgttCTTAAGTCTATTTGTTTGGTTATTTCCTTAGAAGCAAGTCATAAATGCATATTTATTAATGCTATTAAATACGCGAAACACATATACTAAGTTTGTAAGAAATACATGCTTACaactaacacgtgtgcaaaccggcattaaattGTCGGGctttaaaataactattttttaccaGCTAATGCCTGGTATGCGTTGCTATGCCactttaattttttgtgtaatttttttgaagtaggtacacacatagAAAACATCTCTcttatctatatctctctacatctctctctatatctcgcTATATCTCTCTGTATCTCTTCATATATCTGTATATCTCCTTTCTTGCTATATACCTCTCTATATACCTTTATATCTCTATGTCAATTtcttcctatatatatatatttacctttaCAAAACAGATGACTTACACACAAAcagtaatttatgtatattttaacatatatattttatctattaTTTTACCTGTTACAGGTATATGAAaccacgcgcgtattcgaatgcaattttgagtcaaaatttcaaagcacgTGGTGAaaaactttcggagatttaagatttaaaaaaaaaacgaacatttaaattatttatttatatggatTAATCGGTAGGAAACACATAATGGTAGCTCagtaaggattacaataatccttcttAAATAATCTCTGCCTAACTTTAAGTAGGTAGTTAAGTGGCTGTagttttcttattctgtcttcgctTGTTCGTTTTTTTATCTATTAACTGCAGGGCGGAAAGGCCTCCCCTCGGGCGGAGGGGGAGGGAGGCAGAGAGGGGACAAGAGGGCCGCGGGCTGGTGGACTCGGTGGGAGCTCCCGTCCCAGAAAACCTCACCAAATGCCCACAGAGAAATTTGGTGGCCATCTTCTTGATTCAGAAGCATAATTTTCTCCACACGTTATAGAAGTGATATGGTTGATTTTGTTTAAATTCTTTAGTCGTTTACCTTTCCAGACCCTTGAAAATAAGTTGCCGCGTAAACTAATTATATTTTCGCGTTCCTTGAACTTTTTTCTGTGCAAACATCATGGAATTGAACGAATAGAAGGAGAGATAAAAAATTGCAGTTCCTTTTTCTAAAGTGACCCATCCAAGAAATTCAAGGGGTGTTATGGTCAAAATACTTTCTTTCACCATCCCGAACCCTTGGAATTTAATTGTTGCCTACACTAAGCATATTTTTACATTCCTGGAACTGTTTTCAGTGAAAAATCATGGAATTGAACGCATAGATACAGAGATAAAATATTGCGGTTCCTTTTCCCAAAGTGACCCATCCAAGAAATTCATAGGGGTGTTATGGTCAAAATTCTTTTGTCTTTCACCATCCCGGACCCTTGGAATTTAATTGTTGCCTACACTAAGCCTATTTATACATTCCTGGAACtgttttataa
This DNA window, taken from Bacillus rossius redtenbacheri isolate Brsri chromosome 3, Brsri_v3, whole genome shotgun sequence, encodes the following:
- the LOC134531275 gene encoding ras-related protein Rap-2a-like; translated protein: MDILQTFQTLPSSGDFVWPMLGQLRRDEAPEPVEYYRVRSFSITPSGVFNLGDSFRSRRSRSITSVSSAGSSHSGTSAPPARDRQPSAASRCSAQEAEETDQVPRFRVAMLGASGVGKTALTCQFTTSEYICAYDTSLDEEFGQKTVSVMLDGQEAELDIVDHPASEMSVESFCATYGPDVFVVVYSVVERKSLKVAEDILLFLWKTDLVASKGVILVGNKADLERKREVPTAAVGRKLANSCGCKFIETSSGLAHNVDELLVGILAQVQLNPRRSRGRLGRKKKHKSLRVGAGKRILQHLLGMTGRSRSCENLFVL